TGAAATAACCTAcaaggcctctaatgctcgtattTAACCTactaacaattcaaacatcgagctacATATGAAACGATATCCAtattcattctacgccaccaataatgctaccgcaaatcctgaaacatcttcgcggcgcccggatgaatagagtatcggaaactatgggcctcctctaagatcaactctcggagtccatccatattaggcacacaaactcgaccctacaatctcaatactccatcatcatctaaggtaacctgtttAACACCtccatactgccgatcacggatacgctccaataaagaagaacgagcgaccgtgcaagctaatacccaactaggctcagaaacatccaacctcatgaactgattggccaaggcctaaacatccaaagaaagcggtctctcaccgaccggaatataagcaagactgctcatactggttgacttcctactcaaagcatcagccaccataatggcctttctcggatgatataagatggtgatatcataatcctttaacaactccaaccacctcctctgtctcaaattcaactccttttgcttgaacaaatactgaagactcttgtgatccgtgaacacctcacatgccacgccttacagataatgcctccaaatcttcaatgtgtgaactatggctgccaactctaaatcatgaactgaatagttcttcttatgaatcttcaactaccgcgaagcataggcaatgaccttgccatcctgcatcaacactgcaccaagcccaatacgagatgcatcacaataaactgtataaggccttgaacctgtgggcaaaacaaACACTAGTGTCGTAgacaaagctgtcttgagcttttgaaagctcgcctcacactcatccgaccatctgaactgggctccCTTCTAGGTCAAGTTGGTCATaggggttgcgatagatgaaaacccctccatgaaccgacggtagtagcctgccaatcccaagaaactctgaatttctgtagctgatgctgatctaggccagttcttgacatcctcaatcttcttcagaacaacctgaataccctctactgatataaCATGACCAAGaaatgcaattgaactcaaccagaactcacacttcgagaacttagcatataactggctatccTTCAAGGTCtcaagaaccactctaagatgttgctcgtgctccccctggctgtgggaatatatcaaaatatcatcaattaaGACTATCATGAATGAGTCCAAACAAGGCCTGAActctcggttcatcaaatccataaaagctactggggcattggtcaacccaaatgacatgaccaggaactcataatgtccgtaccgagtgcagaaagttgtcttagggacatcggatgccctaatcctcaactgatgatagccagatctgaaatcaatctttgagaacaccttggcaccctgaagctgatcaaacaaatcatcgatcctcgacaatggatacttattcttgattgtaaccttgttcaacttccggtaatcaatacacattctcatcgatccgtccttcttcttaacaaacaacaccgatgcaccccaaggcgaaacactaggtctaatgaaacctttctcaagcaagtcttgaaactgctctttcaactctttcaactcaggcagtgccatacaatacgacagaataaaaatgggctgagtgcctaaagccaaatcaatgcaaaagtcaatatccctatcaggtggcataccaggtaggtctgaagggaaaacctcaggaaactcaggAACAACAGGTacaaaatcaatagagggaaACTCGACACTaaaatcacaaacatatgccaaataggccaaacaccccttctcgaccatgcaccgagccttcacataagagataacactacgggtagaatgactaggagtccctctccactctaaacgaggtataCCTGGTAAgactaaggtcatagtcttggcatgacagtctacgatagcatggtaaggtgatagccaatccattcccaatataacatcgaaatctaccatgtctagaagcaaaaAATccacactagtctcaagacctcTAATCACAACTATAAAAGAGCggtggactcgatctaccacaatagaatcacacatcggtgtagacacatatataggatcACTCAAAAAGttactaggcataaccagatatagCGCAAAATAAGAGGtcacatacgagtacgtagaccctggatcaaataacactgaagcatctctatcacaaaccagaaccgtacatgtaataactgcatctgaagcctcagccctCGGGCctagctagaagagcataacatcgaggcagggccccaccaccctagactacatctctgggacggcctgcagctggctggcctccacctctagcgatctgagctccacctctaaatcctctacctccacttttagcacctctacccccacctatAGCTGGCTGTGTGGTCTATGGAACACCTGGTTCATGAACTATAGTTCAACAACCCTGCTACTGCGATTGAGTACCCACTAACCTCGGACAAGTCCTctgatatgaccatacttaccacactcaaaacatccacctgagtgttgtgactgaggaaactgagactaacCCTAGCAATCTGAATGACCGCCCCAATAAACTctagagcggcggtgcactgataagagctggtggtgcactgtaggactgctgatccgAATACTACATCTATAGACCATGGCTACCTGAAGcactgtgagaaacctgaagagctgactgaaagggcctaggataatggcctctaccatatgaatctcggcctccagacgaggcatcactgaatctacccgaatgatggggcctcttatctgacccatgaccactTCCTTGTGATAGAACCACCtctactctcctggccacattggtcgcctctTGAAAATATATCTCACTCTCACtctccctagccatctaaagATGAATCGGTTGAATAAAACCATTaataaaccttctcaccctctctctcagtaggaagtatgacaagagcatggcgagctaagtcgatgaacctagtctcatactgggtaacagtcatggaaccctactggaggcactcaaactacctccgataggcctctctctaagtaatggggagaaacttctccaaaaacaacaCTATGAACttctcccaagtcaaggctgtgatccggctggtctcgctaaACAATAATCCCTCTACCAAGTATTGGTGGATCCAGACAAGAGAAATGTAGCAAATCTACCCCATTGGTCTCATCAATGCCCATGTTAATGAGGACCTCGTGGCAGCTATCTAAATAATCCTAGGGAACCTTAGTAGATACACCAcagaaagtagaagtgaagagcttggtgaacctatccggCCTCCAAAAAGCATCAgtggacatagccgctccattgccggtctgagctaccacacccggctgaactgctccaactggatgaactgttggagtctgaatctggggagctacctattccagagtgcgagtagcaggagtctgagctccttctctagcctgagagatggttggtgctacaagaagcaagcctgctcgggtgacactcttcatgaggcccactaatcagaccagagcatcctgaagaactggggtagcaataaacccctctaggaccagagctgggcccaccggagctaCTGGAGCCATAACCttgtcatcaaagtcaacctcaGGCTCCGCTACTAGGctactgctcggggctgagctctacctctacctcGGACTCTGGCACGACCttagcctcgccctctgcccctcatatGAGCTgttgttgggggctcgggctactgagtggtagatgaggaagcgcgtgttctcgccttatgcgaaagaatagagtagaagttcgATTAGCATTAAGGAACCAATCCGCACGATAAGAAAGAacaatgtgaagttttcctaactctgtagcctctgcgggataaatacagatgtctccgtaccgatccctcagactctgctaagcttgtctgtgaactgtgagatccatgtaacctagggctctgataccaacttgtcacgacctagattttctaccctcaggagtcgtgatggagcctactaatgggagttaggtaagccaaaccttaactacttgctacactttcatttttgtttcttttaacaaacacaagtcgataatatgataaaagcgaaattttaaataattaagcgatAGTcgacaattatatatcttaaggctacgtctattactacttttaaaacctcatatacccaaaacctggtgtcatagtgtcacagactgtctaagagttactacatacaaggtctgaaaaaaatacaatacattgtttctgaacaaagaaaatgaaacaggaaatagagatagagggagacgtcaggTCCTACGAACGCCTGcaagtctaccttgggtctccgaatggattgaaggaagccctccaactattgtccaaaagctgctcatggatctgcacacagtacagagtgtagtatcaacacagcCCACCCCATGTGTTGGTTAGTGCCgggcctaacctcggcgaggtagtaacgaggctaggaccagactccagataaacctatgcagttatataatatatggcggaaaataaacaggaataagcagtttaaaatgggaggggggggtacatgcttcggggaaacatatcaagtccaacagaaacttaataaaatatgaaaggatagctcaatatctacaacaatacaataacaatactttTGCGGCGCACGACCCGATCCCTTATcacataacattgttgcggtgtgcaacccgatccaatttaatatttgttgcggcatgcaacccgatccaatcttACTACAACATCTAATCagctcagctataaccaaactttttacaacatctaactacctcaactataaccaaacttgtcaCAACACCTAACACTAAGAAGCATCAACCTAAACAtctgtaatatcaattaagaacacaatgcatgGAGAACCACGACTCATAATAGCCcgacaagggggcaacataatgatctcttctctttcttacttttacttcacaattcacttcacaactcgaaccAATACCCTAGAGTTTCAATCATcgcttatactttcacaattcgttataccactggagccaacgctcctcaatgttcacaggtcacaattctttttcacaactttacacaacaagtaTAAATCCTCACAAAGGCAtggataatacaacgaagtcatgaaaatcacaatataagacccattgtcatgcttgacaccaacgtatagatactcgtcaccatgcctatacgttgtacacaacaagaaacaaatagcaaataggacacaactcctaatctctcaagctaaggttagaccaaacacttacatcgATGCCTTGAACACAACTTAatcttcaattatagctttaccccttgattccaccaccaattcgctcgtatctagccacaagttacttacttacatcaataaatgctaaatgaatcattttgaatgcatgaaaatgagtttccaaagttttacccaaaaagtcaaaaattgccccgagcccacatggtcaaaactcgaggttcaaacTTAAACCCTATTTCCCATTCCCCAATgaacccaaatatgtaatttgttttgaaatcggacctcaaatagaggtccaattccccaattttttaaaaacctatgtattacccaaaacacccaatttttcccatgaaaaccattgatttgaagttgaaatcatgttaaaatatgttaatgattgaacaaaactagttaaaaacgacttacatttgatttggagaagaaaggttgtttaaaaaatcgcctcttagctttttggggttttgaaaaatgaaaataactaaaaatcccgtctatttatacccctctcaaccccccagtgtggaccgcacaaaatggactgcggtcacacaggccttcctgaggtactgcggtccagtgccatgtgcggaccgcatgaaatGAATCGCGGTCGCACAGGTCTCCAccacggaccgcaagaaatcgataGCGGCCGCGAAGGCTTGtccttgctcaccgcggaccgcacaaatcccaccgcggtcgcggagtGCCCACCGCGGCCACGAAGTTTCCACCGTGGACCatgagacctggcttcagagatctgtaactttttcctaagttcaaaacttctcgaaacacatccgaaacacaccagatccctcggggctcctaaccgaacacacgtactaactcaacaacatcatacaaattcatccgtgcgatcaaattgccaaaataacctcaataacaatgaatcaaacctcaaaatcaagaactttttctcaaacttcatcaattATCAAATTCAGCAATTTAgatccggatcacgtcaaacgacgtccgttttcaaccaaactttacagaaattacttaaatcatatataagacctgtatcgggcggcggaaccaaaatacgcgcccgataccatcatgttctaatcaaatttcatttcaaagttccttaaacaatttcagaaaataattttctttgaaaattcatttcttgggctcgggatctcggaattcgattccggacatacgcccaagtcccatattttcctacggaccctccgggaccgtcaaatcacgggtccggatccgtttacccaaaatattgacccaagtcaaattagctcattctataatcaaaacttatcatttttcacagattatcatatttaagctttcctgctatgcgcccggactgcgcatgcaactCGAGGTaattctaaatgaggttttcaaggactCAGAATACGGaggtttcattttaaaacaagtgatgactttttgggtcatcacacttgaATTTAAATGTCATCAATTGCTTTAGCAGAAACAATTTGTTGTTCCCGatttttgaagcataaagagtctctagcttttcccacaataATCTCGCATGTATCTCGTTCATAATATGGCTGCGAACATTATCTTCAACCCATTGTCGTATATATCCACATACTTGTTTGTGCTCGAAATCCCAATCTTCATCGGATACACTCTCAGGTTTATGAGCTAAAAAAATGGGTAGATGTGTCATCTTCACGAACAACAAGTCTTTCATCTTGCTTCTCCAAACATTATAACTTCTCCCTTTTAAACATACCATCTTGCTCATATTCGCCTCCATTCCGTAAAAACCCGGATAAATAAtcaaggctctgataccactgttaTGACAAGGAAGATtcaaacccgaaaataaagaagataaagaacaccaaattttaacgtggaaaacccttcaaatcgaaggtgAAAATCACGagatcacaaagatccaaaaaacTCCACTATAAtaataagagggttacaaaagttctccaaatttgaTACACAACAAGTATCAAATACGGAGCAACAACTGTAAcaagagcaacaactaatcaattgaagaaagatgAGAATCCACAAAAATGAAGTTGTTGTTCGAGGCTCGAAATCAGATGCTACGAGCCACCAAATCCGATCTCCACCATTCAAATTCAAGACCAGATGTTACGAACATTCAGTCAAAATATTAGCTCGATCCAACGATTAACGAATCAGAAAAGGTGATTTGAATGTTGGCTGGTCGGAATACAAATCTGCaggaaaacaaatatttttcttctctcttctctcttgacgaaagctctctcaaaaaccacTCTTATGTGCGTAAGTCTTTCAAAGATTTGtatcaatgagcatagaataattctccaaggttgtTCTATTTATAGTTCATGAGCGGTGCTTTCTCTTAAAGACAAAATCtactcaaaataggaataaaccgaatccaattccaaatagaaatggaaaccaaaagagaatatgATTAGGCCATTGAGCTTTTGACTGGACAATATGGACATGAGCCCGACAACTACAAGTTTCGaaaatattcttttcttttttaaacttTTTATCCAATCAAACCCCCGCGATATAGAGAGAAATGGGATGACGTGTTATGATTTGTCTTTACAAACCCCCGCCATATAGAGAGAAATGGGATGACGTGTTATGATTTGTCTTTACATTACACTTGCGTTCTCAAATTGCATAATTATTTTTGGTACTTAAAGAGTCTCTTTAGTTAGTTTTCAAATAGGACTACTAATCTTTCTTTCATCGCCGAATTTACACTGTTGAAAAGTACAACAGAAATATAATTTCAACACCCACAACAAAAATGTAGAATAAAGGTAGTAGCACAAGCGTAGCACAAAGATATTATTTGAATATTTTAGTAGAAATTAGTCAAGAATTTTGTACAAAACAACTAGCATGTGTAAGATAAATGAATATTTTAACTTGCTCAAAATGAAGGACATATTTGCTACGGGAACAGAAACTTCATCAACAACAATTAATTGGGAATCCAAGTGTATTTTCCAAAGCTCAAACAGAGGTAAGAAAAATCTTGAGAGGGAAAGAAACTTTTGGTGAAATTGATGTCGAGGAGTTCAAATACCTAAAGATGGTCATTAAAGAAACTTTCAGACTCCATCCTCTACTACCTCTTTTGATTCCAAGAAAATGTAGAGAAGAAACAGACTTAAACGGCTACACTATTCAATTGAAAACAAAAGTCATTGTTAATGTTTGGGCAATGGGAATAGATCCAAAATATTGGGATGATGTAGAAAGCTTTAAACTTAAGAGATTTGAACACAACTCTATGGATTATATTGGTAATAATTATGAATATTTTCCCTTTGGTAGCGGAAGGAGAATTTGCCCTGGAATGTCATTTGGTTTAGCAAATGTTTATTTTTCACTGGCTCAATTGTTGTATCACTTTGACTGGAAACTCCCAACCGGAATCAATCCAAGTGAATTGGACTTGACTAAGGCGGCTGGAGCAGCTTGTGCTAGAAAGAATGACCTACACTTTATCACATCAATTTCTTTTAATAACCCCAGTAGCCATGTTAATTCAGCAACAGTAGATGCTAGACTCATGTATTCTGCTTCAGCAGAACTTCTTGAGATTGTagtctatttcttcaatttccatgaAATCAGGGATTCTCCTAGCTTGATTAAGTAGCCTGTAACTGATTTTCTGGAGTGTTAGCAGgctgcccaatcagcatcacaATATGATGTGATTGTTTCATTGTTATTGCTAGACAGAAGGATACCTTGTCCTGATTGATTCTTGATGTATTTCACAACTCGTAATGCAGCTTCCATATGAGATTTTCTTGGTTGTTGTAGATACTGACTTAGAGTTTGAACAATATATGAGATGTCAGGTCTAGTAATAGTTAAGTATAACAGTTTACCTATGAGTCTTTGGTAGCTGTCTTGGTCTGCTAGTACATCATCTTCTGTTAGTTTGTCTTGACAGAAATGTTCATCAAACTCTATTGCAGTGAGTTTTATGTTTGTGTCCATAGGTGTGCTGACAGGTTTAGATGCTGCTAATCCAAGCTCAGATATTAGATCCAAAGAGTACTTTCTTTGATGCATTAGGATTCCTTGCTTTGACCTTGCAAAATCTATTCCAAGAAAATACTTTAGTTCTCCTAGATCCTTCATTTTGAAAGTCTGTTGAAGAGCTTCTTTTATATCTTGTATCAATTTTGGATTGTCTTCGGCTAGAAgcatatcatctacatatactaaTACAACTATAGTTCcattttcaattttcttaacaAATAATGAGTGATCATAAGGGCTTTGTTTGAACTGAAACTTCAATTAGGCTTCTGTCAACTTTGAGTTCCACTGCCTTGgtgcttgtttaagtccatacaAGAATATTTTGAGTCTGCACATAGGTTTACACTCTCCCTAACTCTTAAATCCTTGTGGAAGATCCATATATATCTCATCATGGAGATCACCTTGCAAGAATGCATTATAGACATCCATCTGATGCACATGCCATTTTCTAGAGGCTGCAATTGCTAAAACAATTCTAACTGTTACCATTTTAACTACTGGAGAGAAGATTTTTTGATAATCTATACCTTCTCTTTGACTATAGCCTTTAGCTACAAGTCTAGCTTTGAATCTCTCTATCGTTCCTGTAGCcttatatttgattttgtataTCCACTTGCATCCTATAACAATTTTTCCTTCTGGCAAAGATACAACTTCCCATGTGTTGTTGTTTTCAAGAGCTTCAAACTCTGATTTCATTGCATCTACACATCTAGGATCTCTATCTGCTTCTGCATAGGAGTTTGGTTCAGTTGTTGTAGAAAATGTAGATAGGTAGGCTTAATACTTTGGTGAGATGTTTTCATAAGAAAGATAGTTTGATATTGGATAACTGACATCATGATgcacatttaaggaaagaaagtTCTTCATCCATATTGGAGGATGTTTTTCCTTGCCAGATCTTCTAGTAGTGTTGTTTTGTTGATTCTGCTGACTATTTCTTGAAGCAGTAGGAAGAATAATTGTTGAATGATCCTGTTGTTGATTTAACAGTGGCAGTTTCTGTGATAGCTTGTGAGTTTGAGTTAGGAATCTCTTCTGCACTTGTATCTATGTAGTCTGCTTCATAGTCTTGAGTGTTTGTAGGTTGAGAATGATCAACAAGTTGTTGATTGTATCCTTAAGTTGTCTATTGTCTAAATTATGTTGAGAAACAACTTTAGGAGATGAAGATGTAGTAGTATTCCTGGTGGAAATACATCTTCCCTGAAAATAACATCTCTGCTTACAAAGAAAGAATTAgtagttaaatcatataagaCATAACCTTTTTGTACCTCTGAATATCTCATTAGTATTGTAGATTTAGCTTTTGGTTTCAGTTTGTCTAATTCTTGTATAATTTTGTCATAACAAAGACACCCTATAGCTCTTAAATGAATCAGAGAAGGTTTCCTTTTGTATAATTTTTCAAAGGGTGAAACTCCTATAACTGATGAAGGAAGTCTGTTAATTATATATACAGTAGCTAGAACACAATGACCCCAAAATTTAATAGGTATATTGGCTTGAAATCTGATAGCTCTAGTTACTTCTAATATGTGTCTATGTTTTCTCTCAGCTACTCCATTTTGCTAAGGAGTATAAGCACATGTTCTATGATGAATAATGCCTAATTTCTTAAAGAGATTATTGCAGATAGTATTACCAAATTCTGTTCCATTGTCTGTTCTTATTATTTTAACTGTCTTGTTGAATTGTGTTTGAACAAAATTTAGAAAATACTGAATAATAACACACACATCAGACTtcaattttaacaaataaatccATGTCATTCTAGAGTAGTCATCAACTATAGTcaagaaaaatctattttcatcaAATGTAGGAACCTTATAAGGCCCCCAAATATCCATATGAACTAGTTCAAAGCACTCAGTACTTTTAATACAACTTGCTGGGAAAGGTAATCTGGTTTGTTTTGCACAAGGACACACATTCCACTTATTTAATACTTCTGCTATGGACTCAGTTTTATTCTGAACTATTTTCCTAAGAACAGATAATGACACATGACCAAATCTTTTATGTCATAGGTTTATATCTTCTGTACTAAGCACTTCCTTTACAAGGAAGCTGAAATTCATATCTTTATTAGCATGTTGACTCAGTAGAATGTATACGCCATCTCTTTCTTTACCAATCTCCTTCACCCTCCCATTGAAGAGATCCTGAAAATGCAAAAAAGAGGGTAGAAGGTTGCAGCACAAGCTAGTTCCTTAGTCATTTTTGACACAGACATTAAATTAAATTTGAACTGAGGTAAATGAAAAACATTGCTAAGTGTACTTCTAGCAGATATTGAACTAGTTCCAGTATGGGTAACATTTGAAATTTCACCATTAGGAAGACATACTCTCTTAGGATTATTATTTTCAACTGTAGACTCATGATTTAACATGGTAATATCAGATACTATATAATTAGTTGCACCAGTGTCAATAATCTATTCTTTTGGATAATTTGAAACTAACAAGGCTGTACTCATACCTACTATATTTGCTGAACAGTTATTGTTGTTGCCTTCTAGGTTAGTTTTGTTTAGAATTTGTAATATCTACTCATATTGGTCTTTTGTGAATGCTCCTATCTGAGGCAGTGAACTATCAGTGACTTGACCATTTGTCATCTGAGATGCCTGCCGATAATTCACATTAGGCTGGTATTGTGGAATTTCTGCAAGAGCATTATAAGCTGTTGTTGTACCTCGTGTTCCATTGTTATAGGACCCTGGCCCTTTCCTTTTAGATTTGAAATCCGGAGGATAGCCAACTATCTTGAAACAATTTTCTTTACTATGACCTCTAATTTTGTAGAAATCACACAAAACATATAATTCCTTTTATATCTTTGATTTCCCATATTTTTTGTATACATTGCAATATCATAATTCTCAGTAGTAATTGTTGGATTTGCACCTAAAATTCCAGAAGTAGCAGCCACTGCTTTTTGACTTTCATCACTTATAACCATTGAGTATGCTTGATTTACTGTTGGTAGTGGTCTTCTCATAAGAATTTGACTTCTTGCTTGGGACTAGGACTCGTTGAGACCCATAAGAAATTGGTATACCTTTAGTTTTTGTAGATAACCTACAAAATCTCTAGACCTTGGACAATCACAACCAGGGATTGGAATTAATGCCTCAAACTCCTCCCACATATCCTTCAGTTTTGAATAATACACAGACACAGATGAAGTGCCTTGAGTAAGAGTGGCAATTTCTTTGTGTAAGTTAAAAGTTCTTGCATCATCTACTTTATAGAATCATTTATATAGATCATCCCAGACTGTCTGAGCATTAAATGCATACATTATACCACCAAGAAGGCTACTATTAACGGAATTCATGATCCAAGAAAGTACAATAGCGCATTTACTCTCTCCCAATTGTTCCACATAGTGGCAGGAAAACTTTCTTTCCTACAAGAGCCATCCACCATTCCTAATTTGTTCCTTCCTAGCAATGCTATTCACATAGAACGATACCAAACAGAGTAATTCTCAATTCCAGTCAGCTGGAATGAGATAATTTGTATTCCACTGACATCTGAAGGGTGGAGGAACAAAGGATGATTATAATCAATACCTGCTTGTTGAGGTCCAGCTGTTTGATTTTGATGAGAATCGGTTTGATTTAGCCGAGACCCATCCACCTGATCATTATTTGAACTCATTTCTTAGTTCTTGAATTTTTTCGATACAACCAAGAAGTGACAGAATTGAACTGAACATGCAGAAACTTGAATCGAATCAAAGCAGTGTAGACTTAGCTTtgagtgctctgataccatgaactCATTTAGAGAAGAATGAAAGTCACAAATCTGTGACTTGAGTgaagaagaagacgcagcagaTGAAGATAGAAGAAgcgagaaagagagaaagaagagtAGAGATAAGTGATCTATCTTTTAATATTCAACTTAACTGCAATTGATAATGTACAACACTATTTATAATATCTAGCTAGCTTAGTCTTAAGCAATCCTAATTAACAAACTAACTGATCTGTTAACAGTGTAATAACcgactaactaactaactaacatgGTGATTTTACAGAACTGCCCTTATGAGCTTGGAAGTATACTTTCTTTAACAGATCTCATGGCGTCAAACCTTTTCTTAAAAGA
This genomic stretch from Nicotiana sylvestris chromosome 9, ASM39365v2, whole genome shotgun sequence harbors:
- the LOC138877217 gene encoding cytochrome P450 71D7-like, whose protein sequence is MVIKETFRLHPLLPLLIPRKCREETDLNGYTIQLKTKVIVNVWAMGIDPKYWDDVESFKLKRFEHNSMDYIGNNYEYFPFGSGRRICPGMSFGLANVYFSLAQLLYHFDWKLPTGINPSELDLTKAAGAACARKNDLHFITSISFNNPSSHVNSATVDARLMYSASAELLEIVVYFFNFHEIRDSPSLIK